The Portunus trituberculatus isolate SZX2019 chromosome 50, ASM1759143v1, whole genome shotgun sequence genome includes the window CCTTCTAGCTCATGGCATTCCTCCATTTCCATACAAGGTAGCCAAGTCCCTTGATCCGGATATTTATAGGAACATTGAGTATGATGCTTGGAACACCATGCGCAGAGGTGAGtagctatttgtgtgtgtgtgtgtgtgtgtgtgtatatgttatTTTAGTTGTATATTTTCACTCTTGTATTTATTCACTCTCTAGATTCAAACTTCTGAACATTATTGCATTCAACACTCTTACAGCACCATCAAAATGTACATGAAATGATAGGAAATTTGGTTTTATTGTAATGAAAGATACATGTAGTTCGATTTTTATATTGTGTGAGAATGTATTAATAATTGATGTGGTCCTGACACAAATGTTTATGATTGTAATACCAACCTTTCAGAAGCTCGCTTTGGTCCTATTGATTACAACGGATTCCAAGCAGGAGTTAAGGTGTTTATCAAGCTGGAGATGCTGCCCAATCGCGAAGAAGTAGAAGCCATGAGAAAGACTCACATGGCCAGACAGGGTGAGTGAAAAGGGAATGTGATatagaataaaatacaaaatggaAAGTGGTCAGGCAAAACAATAGAAACATTCTTGCTTAATAGCTGGCTATTAAAGGAAGTCATGTGCATACAAGAAAGTCAGACAGGTCAAGGTGAGTGAATAAAGTGTAATAGtctaaaagataataaagaaaattaggaaaaactgGGAATATTGAATTTGAGGGAGGAGATTACAAAGGGAGAAGTTAGTAATCATTGCAGTATGTGGAGGAACTTGCTATTTGTTCATGTAATTGTGCTGTATGGTGAAGGATGCAACCTTGATATGaatagttatttttcttctgtatcCTGAAGACTTAAAGGTCACTTGATATGAACTTAACCCAGAGAAGGGATTTTGTTGCAGTAGGATGCAACCTTGATATGaatagttatttttcttctgtatcCTGAAGACTTAAAGGTCACATGATATGAACTTAACCCAGAGAAGGGATTTTGTTGCAGTAGGATGCAACCTTGATATGAATAGTTATCTTTCTTCTGTATCCTGAAGACTTAAAGGTCACATGATATGAACTTAACCCAGAGAAGGGATTTTGTTGCAGTAGCCTCAACTGATAAGTTAGTGTTTTGGATTTCATGGTATGGCATTGTGAGATAGTGAATATATCATTAGGAGTGTAACATGAGTTTCTACAAATACTGCTTGAGGCAAAAGTGCAACTTATTCTGAGAAGAAAATGTTGTGTACACATATGCCTTTTGAGGCTTTGCTTGGCTCTGGATCATAACTCCAAGTGTGGCCAGGTGACAGGTATAACAGCTGGGCCAAGCAGCTGGTACAAACACCATGTAGACATACTCCATCTTACTGTAAGTATGTGGCTTTCtcaacacattttctttcctataaaAATTATGCAGTCATATCTAAATGTATTGATTGTCACCATCTTGGCATCAGACTTACAAACAGTTGATCTGCTGCTGGTCTTCCACCTTTCCATCTATTCAGACAGGGTGTCACATACCCTATTATTGTACTTTTCGTTAATGACAGCCATACTAACATTGTGTAATGCTTGTCGGTAACTCACCTGTCCATCAGTACTACTCGTCTCATGACAAGATACTGCAATACCCAAAATCTTACTATCCCTTTCACAGGCTCAGGTGACAATGCTGAGAAGAAGAATGCTGAGGAGAAAGTTGATATCTACCAAGGTCATATCCAGGAGATGTCAGAGAATAAGGGTCCAGTAGATGTCTATATAGAAGAAATAGGTTGTAGGTAAGTGTTGTTGCTGGTTGTTAGGTCAGATTTTTGTTGAAGCTCATAGTGGCAACATGTGGGGTTATCATCACCCTTTCAATGATGACTGGAAAATTAACAATTTGCAGGACTACTGTGTAGCAAGTAGGTACATACCTACTTGCTTCAACATGAACATCTGCTATACAGTAAGAGGCTCTCCCACTTTGCTTTGTCACACTCAGGACTCAGATTCAGGCTTtctcagttgtgtgtgtgtgtgtttgtgtttgtgtttgtgtttgtgtttgtgtttgtcaatTCATTGCATATCTGAAACATTATATGAAATGAGTGGCAAAGAGGTGAttctttaaaaataaataacgaacAAATAAATGCAATAGATATTTAATTACCATCCAGGTTGAAGGTGCCTTATGAATCCCTTGAGCGAGTGCCACCATCCCCTCCACGCTCTCCCTGGCACCAGCAGGCTCCTGGAGGACCAGTTGGAGTACCTAGTGGTCCAGCAGCTTCAGTTTCTAGCTATAAGAAGCTCTCAGGGTACTACCAGAAGGCACCCCTTCCCCCAGAACCTGAGTACTGTAAGTGAGCTAAATGGTTTGTCAGCTTGATGTCAGAAACTtgggtactgttgttgtttttgtaatctAGAAACTATTCATAGACAAATgtgaaatatgaataataaaaaaataataaataaataaataatagtaagtctgatattttcacatattttccgTGTTCTTCCACAGCAGCTgggagaagcaagaagaaaggaggaaagcaggTCCGAGAGGTAGTAACACTATACCAAATGCCTTCTGTAAGATTTTTTGTAAGTTTGGTGGGGTAGTATGTCAGGAAAAAGGCGACTAACAAGCATTCTAACGCTTTGCTTGAGCTGATTAGCTGCTGACTAATTTATAGAATGGGATTGGTTGAGCTTATCACCTCTGAAAATTTTGATAATTCAGATTAATTCATTGTTAAACTTTTGGAATACTGGAAAAAGGTAGAACCATTATAGATAGATGCAGAAGTACTTCTTTCTTGCATGGCTTATGTGCATGAAGCTGTAATATTGTGTCCACAAAAAAGTCAACATGCCCAGAGACCAAAGTCTTGATGCTTGATATAGCTGGCAACTTATCTTATGTCAGTTACTGCTTTTCACCATCCTTCATTCTGTGGTGTCAATGATTTGTGCATTTAGTGCATAGATACTTTTTAACATGTGTACAAACACATCATAGTACTAGCATATTTACAGTAATCAGTCGCACAAGTGATGAGAGAAAGTCTGACATTGAAGTAACTTttcaatagataaacaaatggtGATATTTGATTGTTCTTGCACTGTTCTTTGGTGTGATTTTCCTATTTGTCTCCACACAGTCTCCTGTCAACAATTGTGGCATGAGGGGGAGATCTGCCAGCAGCCCCACACCTCCACGTCCCCGCACCCCTCAGGGTCCTCACCACCAGCCTCCCTATGGCAACAAGTAGGTCTAAGGGATACTGCACATGCCTTAGTCAGGCTTGGCACTGCTGTGTTAAGACAAGGTTTACTGATCAACGTGAAGATTGTCAAGCtaactattattaatattcagGTATTTAGATTACATTGATTACCAATGTTTGGTGTGTTCATGATATTACAAGTGGTTATAAAGCTATGCAAGACGTGTGGTAATTTATTATAGTGATGAAGATATATTGTAGATGTATTGAATACATCAGAAGATGCTAAAGTAGTGATGTAAGCATACTGAAGCATCTGTTATCCAATAGAGCATGTGGTATTATGTAAGggtgttttcttcattaataaAGTGTTGTTGAAAGTatgaaagaaataggaatagTTCCTCCTTGAGGTGTGAAATAATGATTACACAgcagctgtgttgtgtgtgataaaAATTGTCAGTGTTTCTAAGATTTAATGTTTATTAGTTTAGGATATGCACATTTTCATGTTCAGAGATCCAAGGAATGTGTAATGCATTTTTTATATTGTTCATTTTAGAGAATGGATGGAATGATATAGACAGGTCTTCTGCTAGTAAGTCTTCATAGGATATGCAATGCCATCTTTCATGGCAGTGTTATGAGAAGTGCGTCTCCTGTGTGGGAATTTCCACTTTTAGTAAAAGATTATCATTGGGCAAGAAAAGAATGCAAGGGATGGAAAATGTTGTCATCCTGATAGCTAGTCAATCAGTGTTTACTGTTTAAACAAAATCACTGTCAGATATAGTAGTCAATGTGTTTGCTCAGGTTTGCCAGGGTTGTATTAATGTTGGACAGAATCAATTTTGAGTTATTTTTATGCTGCAATCCCTATTCAGTCTGCAGGAAACTGGTTCAGGATGTGAACTGAGGAGTTATgcctatgctctctctctctctctctctctctctctctctctctctctctctctctctctctctctctctctctctctctctctctctctctctctctctctctctctctctctctctctctctctctctctaggaactTAGGAAGAGGAGCCAAAGAGTCTCTCTAAGCCTAGAAGTAGCTCTGCTAACTTGCAAAAGATGATTTTATTATTGTGAAAATTTCAATAAATCCTTTCAATATAATTGCTGGGTAATATGTATTCAACTCGTTTGTCAAAagctaagaaaagaaagcatTGGTTAAGTAAGTCAGTGGGACATTTATTTATATCGATTGTATTTATTGTAGTGAAAATTTGCCTGACATTAAAACTCAATTTTAACTCCACGTTGGTTTTTTCTCATGAACACTGGAATTTAGAACACTCGTAGCTTTATTACTTGCATGTCATCAGAGACCATGAAGGAGATGAGATGTTAGACAGAAACATTCTCATGGAAACAGGAACTTTGGTATTGTTATTAAGCTAAAAAGATAGAAGGGATGCTGTTTTTGTAGGGATAGTGTTGGGACAGTGAGGGCTTTGTATTGTTTTATGCTGTATATATGGATTGGGTGTTTTGCCATGAGTTATAAACTTAGTTGAATGAGTGACTAAGTATATTTGTCTTgattgtgaaggaaaaaagtaaataaatgaagtagtgaaatatgaaatcaattaaagaaaaagtaagagaaaggaatCTGGAACGTACAGAAAATGAATGGAGTAGGAaaaatttatttctctctctctctctctctctctctctctctctctctctctctctctctctctctctctctctctctctctctctctctctctctctctcatatatatatatatatatatatatatatatatatatatatatatatatatatatatatatatatatatatatatttgtgacaTTAAGTAAAAGTGAAGTGAGAATACTACAGACTGTTAGAAATATCCATAGTGTGTATATGCAGACAATATTCTTGTGCTAATCCATTTGGGCATGGCATACATTGCTGTCATCAGGGTGATTGAGAGGGTGTGTAAGATTCTTGCATTAGATTACGATACTATAGTTTTTTCTTAATTGTGATTTAAGTTATGATATGCATATTTCATAGATATGAGAGCAAATGCTCAAATGGAGACCATTTAAAATGCTTCATGGTTAAGgccaaattaataataatgcttTGCCATCCTCTGTACAGGAATTATTCACAgcgagggatggggagaggcaGCAGTGGGGGTTACAGGGGAGGTCCCAACCCTGCCAGAGAAGCCTTTCCTCCCATCCCGGTAAGATCTCTCAACTGAGTTAATTGGTTGCACATTTTCACATTATTGGATTTGACTTGAATGTTATTACTTGCTATGTGTATAGCCAAgaaaatttttttccttcagtgatTACAGCTGGAGGATCGATTTAGTTTATAGCTTCATTCAGTTTTGTATTTGATTCTCATTTCTATGAAGTGTAAATGATTAATGTTTGATTTTtggtagttattattttttttttttttttatgttattcacTTTGTATGAAGTTTATGATTGTaaattttgtatctatttttgcCAATCTCTATTTTTTCAGAGTGGGATGAATGTAGATATTGGTGTTGAGGGTGTGTGGGCAATGAGGGCTAACAATCCCCCTGCAAACCCTCACAGTGGCCCCAGTGCTCCCAAGAATGCCCCACCCTTTCCTCCCATGCCTCACCCACCAataacccacccaccaccaccctatgTGAGTACTATCATACATCCCAAGAACAGTTCATGACCCTACCAAGCTAAAATTTGTTTGCAAAACTTGTTCTTGAAATGGGGCATTCATGAACCAAGGTTTTACTGTGTTAGTTATGTTTAGTCCATAttgcttaaaaaaaagagaagaaaaggaaaattagaacaTTTCTTCTGTTGTGGAAATCAACTATGAAGCAAGATACAAAAATTTGCTTGATAATGTAATACCTTGTATTTTGAAGCAATGGAAAATTGGTTAGAATAGCCATATAAGTAGCCTTTTTGATTGTCTTGATTTTGTGAATTTTCATTTTAATGACTGGTATTGAAAATGTTTATAACATCTTTATCATTCTGTAAGTTATttcatttgtctgtttgtatctTAAAAGTTTTCATGGCATCTCTTAACCATTATTTCTCAAAGTGATGtcatttgtatgtttgtgtattcatgtcttttttatcatttaagaTTTATACTTCATCAAAGTAAGGTAGATGAATTATGATGTAATAAACTTACACAGCTGTTCTGTCACATGGAACAGGGAGACAAGGATCCCCAGGTACATGTGAGAGAGGTCACCATGGAGGCCCTGCAGCAGGTCATGAGTGCTGGGGGGCAGCAGGTCAGGGTAACTGGCCAACGGGTAAGTTTTTCTGTTCtgtcatttactattttttttttttttttttttatgacaatCTATTGTTTTTTAAATATGTAttatataatgatgataagaaaagaaaatgaacttgCAGTGTATACATTCTTATGTATCCAAACAAATGTCGCTATATTTGCCTGTGGAGCAAGTTGAGTGTACACTCTGGCGATTGTAAAGATGAAGCATAACAAATCTTATAGTAGGCAatgggaagtaaagaaaatagtagAAGTGAAATGTTGTATAACTGAATCATAGTGGGGATTAATTGTAATAGAAAGATCAAGTCAGGCATTCTATGCCTTTCCTGCCATAAAATAGAATATCATTGTCGCAAACTTAATAGTTTCATGGAAATACTTGAGAATTATGTGAAAGGATATGTCATTGGCTATGAGAAGCATGTTGTCAAGAGCTGAACTCTTGTTAGGAGTGTCCCAGCAAACTCAGATTGATACATCATTAATTAGGCCAAGACATTGACTTCAGCATGATAGATTTTTGTTTGGCCTTGACTGTCCTATGTAATCAACTTTTGATGTCTTGCAAGATATCCTTTGCATACTTAGATCATCTCATCCCTCTCCCATTAAATAACTCAATTTCAAGCAGTCTCTCTAATTATTAGACTTTATTACATCATGAGTAAATGAACTTTCAGCTTGAGGTCGTGTCTGTAGAAAAGCCCGAAGAAAGCCAAACTGAGTCAGCTGTGAAAGAAATAGTACTGGCAGGGGAACACACACTCTCAACATCCCAGGTGAGAATATctgattttattaatttttatttttcccaccTGGTTTGCTTTTATCAATACATGGTTGTTTGTTTGGTAATGTTgtactcagttttttttttttttttttgtatcaatgGTATTGTCATTCGATACTTATCTAATGTTCTGAtcctgctggagagagagaagccaaaaTTGTTTACTTGAGTCGTAGATGTTGGAAGGTTGGATGTTCATTTGCAGTAAACATGTGAAGTTTCAAAATATTATGCAAAATATAAGTTATTTTTAATAAgcaaaattatttttttaatccttaTTTGTAAGTTGTTTTTCCAGATGGttcccttttatttaattttatttactgGGAGAAAACATGCAATTAAAGTGTGAActgtggaaataaaaaagagtagCACCAGAGCAAAGTCTGGTAcaaaatatttatatttttatcatcaaCAGGCAGAGGAGGAAATTAATGGAACCAGTGCCACTGCTGAAGGTGAGCTCTCTAAAATTCCAACTGAAGCCAAAGAGttttcagcaccaccaccagcaccaccatcacaaacTGAAGTGGAGAGCACCCTGCAGGTGGAGCCTCTCAACCCAGTACCCACATCACAAGAGCCAAACGGTGAAGTTCCTCAAACTCTGGTGTATCCAGTGGACCCCAGCATTGCATtcatttcaccaccaccgccaccccacATACCACCTCCTCAGGTATGTACTCATGGCGTGAACACTTGTCTGTGCCCAGCCACAGTGTGCAAGGTAATTGAGGCTTATTTAGGACAGATTGGCTGTCCATTTTATCTATGTAGAATTAGAGATTAGTTTTATGTTTTGAAATTCAatgattgttgttatttttcttttgcaaaACACTGTCAGTTAACATCCCAaaagggagtaaaaaaaaaaaaattgcaaatatGTTACTGTGCAGGAAAGTTATATTTAGAtttcttgtccttccctcttatttcattgaaattttttttagagaatgagatcccaatcCTTTTTGTCTGACTTTTGTTACTTGAATAGGTTTATTTTAATATCTGTCTCGGATATCTAGTGACTGTAGAGTTAGAAATTTTTGCATGTGTTTTAtgttactattttattttttgctattatGTATTACAATTTTTAAGGTGTATACCAGATTTTGCCatgaaatatttatataattCTTAATGGGGAAAAAAGTATATCTTTGTTTGAAAGTCAAgaagttttcaaaattaatTCCTAACACAGTGAACTCAGTGTAGCTTTAAGAGCTTATAAACCACTATTGATGAAGTGGTTTCATTAGCTCAGCCTCATGGCGTGAACACTTGTCTGTGCCCAGCCACAGTGTGCAAGGTAATTGAGGCTTATTTAGGACAGATTGGCTGTCCATTTTATCTATGTAGAATTAGAGATTAGTTTTATGTTTTGAAATTCAatgattgttgttatttttcttttgcaaaACACTGTCAGTTAACATCCCAaaagggagtaaaaaaaaaaaaattgcaaatatGTTACTGTGCAGGAAAGTTATATTTAGAtttcttgtccttccctcttatTTCATTGAAATTTTTtagagaatgagatcccaatcCTTTTGTCTGACTTTTGTTACTTGAATAGGTTTATTTTAATATCTGTCTCGGATATCTAGTGACTGTAGAGTTAGAAATTTTTGCATGTGTTTTAtgttactattttattttttgctattatGTATTACAATTTTTAAGGTGTATACCAGATTTTGCCatgaaatatttatataattCTTAATGGGGAAAAAAGTATATCTTTGTTTGAAAGTCAAgaagttttcaaaattaatTCCTAACACAGTGAACTCAGTGTAGCTTTAAGAGCTTATAAACCACTATTGATGAAGTGGTTTCATTAGCTCAGCCTCTGCTAGTTTGAAATGAAATTCCTTTgtgatttgttttttctttacaaaaGATTAACCTTATTTGTAAATGAAATCATTTctgggaaatagaaaagagagaaaaaagtattggaacaaTAGAATCAAGAAGTTGATGCAAAATCTCTCTCCAtcatgcaattgaaatacattGTAGCTGAATGTCAAAAATTGATTTTGTGTTTATGAATCACATTGCTTTTATTTCCTAATAGATTTTTGTTGTAGATAtgcttttgtgtttgtctttgtttatgttattgTCCACCTAAACTCTCAGCTGGGAGACAACTCCTCACCTCAAAGTACCACTGTGTACACTGTGGCATACCCTCCACCATACTCCAGCCCAGGCCTTATCCAGGTGAGATTGTCATCAATTTATAAAGATACTCATTGTAATCTGCTTGATTCTCCTCATATGTTATAGCTTTATACATGTATTCATAGTActccctttcatttctccttgctATCATAACTTCATGAATTTATTATAATTGTTTCCTTTTGTCAACATAATTTATTAGATGTTATTCACTATACTTCATACTTACTTTTTAAAGGTGACtggattcctttttttttttttttttttttttttttttcagttttgccagcttattttgattgatatagATTGGTCTCTTCCAatagttagattttttttttttttttttttttttttttttcatcattccatatgctttcttttaaatctactGTATTttagtgtgatggtggtgagaattTACAGATGTAGTGTTGGTTTGCTTCTTAGTAATGGTCAAGTTTCTGTGGATGAGTAAGCTTAGCTCAACTATGGGTAAGTGTAGGAGAGCACTCAGAGCTGCCTAGCTGGTGAGGTAGTCTTGTCTTGGGGATTTATATGTTCTCATAATGTCtattcaaggtggatctggttgTAGGTGGCTGCTGTATAGGATGACAGCTGGTGTGAAAACTGGTAACTTAGGTTGTAGGACATTGAGATGCCTCAGTTTAACAAAATATTGCTGATGTATCCACTGTGTGAATCCCTATTACCATGACGCTGCCATCATGGTTACCTCAATATGTTATGGAGCTGCCTTACCATGAGGAAATTTAATGCTCTCCTGTAAAATTTTATTTTGGTCATTGTTTGTGGGAAGTTTTTAGGAATTGACAGCAAGTATATCTAAATGCTTCAAATTGTTATCATCTTGATTATCTAAGTTCTCATAATGCTTTTGTTCTAAAACTATAATTGTCCTTTGAATTAAGTGTCATTGCATAGTTTGATTTGAGTGAATCTCACAGGTGTACAGTCCAGTGCCCCCTGCTGATGGAAGCTGCACCCCGTCTGAGTACAACACTCCCCCACCACagccattgccaccaccacctactacctcCACTTCCACTGCCACAACTATGCCAGCCAGGCCAGAGCCATGGGATCCTAATGTTCAAGGTGAGTGATTGCACTACTTGTGGCTAAGCCATACACACTGTAGAACATATTCACTATCAGTGTGAGATGTTATGTATGGAAATCCTTCCACATCAGGAATTGCTAATGATTTCATATTGGAAATGTTTTGGTGTGGAAATTAATCAAtatatctgtattttttttcattttattttagatTCAGAAGCAATGAAGATGAACCCAGGAGTGCCCCCTTACATGGTAAATAAATTTTATGGTCAAgatttgatatttatttatttattattttttttttttttatcttgtaagAAATTCATAAACAAACACCACATTAAGTGGATGACAAAAGATTgcactttcatatttttattttctttttatgtacttAATTTATTAAGAGTATGTTCAGCTGTCatacatatatgcatttattctttcatttcatctcacCCAAAGTATATGGGTTTGATCTTCATTACTGTTGAAGTGAATAATTCTTGATATGTTATCAGGTGTATCACATGCCCATGATGTATGGAGGGTTTGGGGGCTACAGCTACAACCCACACTGGGGCTGCAGCATTCCTGTGATGCCTTCCCCTGCTACAATAGAAGAGGGCAAGCAGACACCCTTGATGCCAGGTCAGATATGTTGTGTTTGATCATATATCAAAGTTAGCCATATCTGAGGCTTCATTCTTTTACATAATCTCAGCATCTTGGAATTGatgtaatgaataaaaaataaatgaaatgcattcaagaaacaaaggaaaagtagCTGTCAAGGTGGGTGCCAGAAGCTTGATATGAGACCATGATAAGCGTTCAGCACTGATAATAGTTTGACTCTTATATTGCCACTGTTTATTAGATGTAGTTCACTGTTATACTATCATGGATTATTATCTCTAAATCAAGCATGTCCAAGTTTTATCCTCTGTTATAAAATGAAGACTCAGTTTGTGTGGATTCTCAAAGATTAGGTAATAGTTGattatttttaatgttattcTCTGGAATACATGCAGGAACAGATGGGTATCAGCAGATGGTGGCTGTTGGAGGCTGGGGACAGGGATATGTGGGTGATATGCCTCCCCAGTCAGTGCTCTGCCCACCCCCTGCAGCGCAAGGTTACCCTCCTTTGCTGCGAGAGCCTTCCCCCATACCTTATCCACCTCTCCCTTTTGTAAGTTGAAGTAACACACTTTGAATAGTGAAATATTGTATCAGAGTGTGATTACTATTGCAGTGTGCTGTATTTGGGTTATTACTTTTCTCTGACTGATGGTAtgccttttattaatttttttcatttcttctctccatctttatatttttactttgtgtGGACAGTAGagatatggtgatggtgattcgTGGCTAATTGCTTTATTTTGGTTCTCCACTGGACTTTAGGCACTGGGAATAAACACCAAGTTATGATTTAAcactgaatgaaaaataagaaattccACTGCTGTTCCatgtcttgtttctctttatatattcaAAGAGTAGGGGGAAGATACAGTATCTTGAAGAAATTATTTTGTAAAGACATGATGATAAGTAggtttttgaagtgttttgataTGCCCCAAAATGATATGGTGTTAGGTCCTTCAGTTTCTTGTGCAGGCAAAGAAATAAGGCCAAgataatagtattaatgataatgtTTGTTTGTACAGCAACCTgatgggagagatggagggaaagatgggccacccttccaccatcaccaccaccaccatcacca containing:
- the LOC123499670 gene encoding protein ovarian tumor locus-like isoform X9 → MYTNKHEDHKWMRRRVNSRVFDPFDEWLESQGLYRKQVARDGSCLFRAVAEQVFMTQTEHVSLRSQCLKYMILHKDEFQPYLEVPVDHHVYKLQDVREWGGHTEIIAMSRLFKVDFLIYQEIGCPPTKATEYNYPKTLMLSFTHGNHYDIVYKKEVAMTRGFCQSLVYEILYSSVFQLKDVRLAVDTMLHDKEYASLRRDSANSAELKEIGALVEKILGTSISRDSSQEEAENKPSTAIEERPSIEDIHPDDVRGLLAHGIPPFPYKVAKSLDPDIYRNIEYDAWNTMRREARFGPIDYNGFQAGVKVFIKLEMLPNREEVEAMRKTHMARQGSGDNAEKKNAEEKVDIYQGHIQEMSENKGPVDVYIEEIGCRLKVPYESLERVPPSPPRSPWHQQAPGGPVGVPSGPAASVSSYKKLSGYYQKAPLPPEPEYSGRSKKKGGKQVREVVTLYQMPSSPVNNCGMRGRSASSPTPPRPRTPQGPHHQPPYGNKNYSQRGMGRGSSGGYRGGPNPAREAFPPIPSGMNVDIGVEGVWAMRANNPPANPHSGPSAPKNAPPFPPMPHPPITHPPPPYGDKDPQVHVREVTMEALQQVMSAGGQQVRVTGQRLEVVSVEKPEESQTESAVKEIVLAGEHTLSTSQAEEEINGTSATAEGELSKIPTEAKEFSAPPPAPPSQTEVESTLQVEPLNPVPTSQEPNGEVPQTLVYPVDPSIAFISPPPPPHIPPPQLGDNSSPQSTTVYTVAYPPPYSSPGLIQVYSPVPPADGSCTPSEYNTPPPQPLPPPPTTSTSTATTMPARPEPWDPNVQDSEAMKMNPGVPPYMVYHMPMMYGGFGGYSYNPHWGCSIPVMPSPATIEEGKQTPLMPGTDGYQQMVAVGGWGQGYVGDMPPQSVLCPPPAAQGYPPLLREPSPIPYPPLPFQPDGRDGGKDGPPFHHHHHHHHHHHPRGRGRGGPHHRGGGHHFPAHQYSNNHGNNFHAPAANAGNFYRGGGGTQRSLPPRFHRGGGGPPGRGGPRHFHNSSHTPPHVHHQRNHQYEGQPLVHMGNKKSSSDNLASQGVSGSSVAPNVASGGVASPPQVTFVDHERPPGVMALPPPDTPALPPQEAMSVPPPGYYSAPPGFVMTGPWMWKMM
- the LOC123499670 gene encoding protein pygopus-like isoform X14 is translated as MYTNKHEDHKWMRRRVNSRVFDPFDEWLESQGLYRKQVARDGSCLFRAVAEQVFMTQTEHVSLRSQCLKYMILHKDEFQPYLEVPVDHHVYKLQDVREWGGHTEIIAMSRLFKVDFLIYQEIGCPPTKATEYNYPKTLMLSFTHGNHYDIVYKKEVAMTRGFCQSLVYEILYSSVFQLKDVRLAVDTMLHDKEYASLRRDSANSAELKEIGALVEKILGTSISRDSSQEEAENKPSTAIEERPSIEDIHPDDVRGLLAHGIPPFPYKVAKSLDPDIYRNIEYDAWNTMRREARFGPIDYNGFQAGVKVFIKLEMLPNREEVEAMRKTHMARQGSGDNAEKKNAEEKVDIYQGHIQEMSENKGPVDVYIEEIGCRLKVPYESLERVPPSPPRSPWHQQAPGGPVGVPSGPAASVSSYKKLSGYYQKAPLPPEPEYSAGRSKKKGGKQVREVVTLYQMPSVRFFSPVNNCGMRGRSASSPTPPRPRTPQGPHHQPPYGNKNYSQRGMGRGSSGGYRGGPNPAREAFPPIPSGMNVDIGVEGVWAMRANNPPANPHSGPSAPKNAPPFPPMPHPPITHPPPPYLFCHMEQGDKDPQVHVREVTMEALQQVMSAGGQQVRVTGQRLEVVSVEKPEESQTESAVKEIVLAGEHTLSTSQAEEEINGTSATAEGELSKIPTEAKEFSAPPPAPPSQTEVESTLQVEPLNPVPTSQEPNGEVPQTLVYPVDPSIAFISPPPPPHIPPPQLGDNSSPQSTTVYTVAYPPPYSSPGLIQVYSPVPPADGSCTPSEYNTPPPQPLPPPPTTSTSTATTMPARPEPWDPNVQDSEAMKMNPGVPPYMVYHMPMMYGGFGGYSYNPHWGCSIPVMPSPATIEEGKQTPLMPGTDGYQQMVAVGGWGQGYVGDMPPQSVLCPPPAAQGYPPLLREPSPIPYPPLPFQPDGRDGGKDGPPFHHHHHHHHHHHPRGRGRGGPHHRGGGHHFPAHQYSNNHGNNFHAPAANAGNFYRGGGGTQRSLPPRFHRGGGGPPGRGGPRHFHNSSHTPPHVHHQRNHQYEGQPLVHMGNKKSSSDNLASQAL